The bacterium HR11 genome includes a region encoding these proteins:
- the actP_3 gene encoding Copper-transporting P-type ATPase: protein MSVQAVVRDPVCGMELAPETASYALTRNGRTYYFCSPTCLTRFVTGDATMPADMPVPAEAPPAAGSAFPVLSPEAWTVPIRGMHCASCVLTVEEALKAVPGVRQVEVQLATQTARVEADPSVPAAALVEAVRRRGYDVETAEWRLVIEGMHCASCVERIERALRRQPGVLEATVDLATGTAHVRVVPGVAQRKALAQAVADVGYRVVAVEARPVRETWVHREYRDYRRRFWVSAVLTVGIVLLELPSMLGLSVGLPHGPWTNWLLLVLAAPVQFWAGAPFLRGAWATVRRGSADMNTLVALSTLTAFLYSLAVTVILGIRHPGTGAWGRHTYFDTSATIITLILLGRLLETRARARTGEALQRLMALQPATARVLRDGIETEVPVEDVRVGDLVVLRPGDRVPVDGEVVEGFSTVDESSVTGESVPADKKPGDRVVSGTLNQTGRLVFRATQVGEATVLQQMIRLVERAQASKAPIQRLADRISARFVPAVLGVAVLTFLAWGLWGPEPRWVNAMVSAIAVLIIACPCALGLATPTAVVVGVGRGATRGILVKNAETFEKAHRLRVIVFDKTGTLTTGELRVRTVEALDPAFSEAEILRLAASVEQASEHPIARAIVEAARGRGLEPAAVEGFWAEAGVGVRGVVEGRRVVVGTAAVLEREAVPAADAENARARMEALGQRGETPVGVVVDGRPVGVVTVADRVRPEASAVIRDLRAMGLRTVMLTGDIPATAAAIARELGIDEYRARVLPHEKAAHIQDLQATGAVVGMVGDGINDAPALAQADVGIAMGRGTDVAIESAEIVLLRNDLRGVVDAVRLARATVRTIRQNLFLSFIYNVLAIPLAAGVLYPWLGLRLHPSVAAAAMAMSSVSVVTNSLRLRRTALR, encoded by the coding sequence ATGTCTGTCCAGGCCGTCGTTCGTGACCCCGTTTGTGGGATGGAGCTGGCTCCGGAGACGGCTTCGTATGCTCTCACCCGGAACGGCCGGACCTACTACTTCTGTTCCCCGACGTGCCTGACCCGGTTCGTCACGGGGGATGCGACCATGCCGGCCGACATGCCGGTCCCGGCCGAGGCGCCGCCGGCGGCCGGGTCGGCGTTTCCGGTCCTTTCGCCTGAGGCCTGGACGGTCCCGATCCGGGGCATGCACTGCGCCTCGTGTGTCCTGACGGTCGAGGAAGCCCTGAAGGCCGTGCCTGGCGTCCGTCAGGTCGAGGTTCAACTGGCGACGCAGACGGCCCGGGTCGAGGCCGACCCGTCGGTCCCGGCGGCGGCCCTCGTCGAGGCCGTCCGGCGGCGGGGCTACGACGTCGAGACGGCCGAATGGCGGCTCGTCATCGAGGGCATGCACTGCGCCTCCTGCGTCGAGCGCATCGAGCGGGCCCTCCGCCGCCAGCCGGGCGTCTTGGAGGCGACCGTCGACTTGGCGACGGGGACGGCCCACGTGCGGGTCGTCCCGGGCGTCGCTCAGCGGAAGGCCCTGGCCCAGGCCGTCGCCGACGTCGGCTACCGGGTCGTCGCCGTCGAGGCCCGGCCCGTCCGGGAGACGTGGGTCCACCGGGAGTACCGGGACTACCGTCGGCGGTTCTGGGTCAGCGCCGTCCTGACGGTCGGCATCGTGCTCCTCGAATTGCCCTCGATGCTGGGCCTCTCGGTCGGCCTCCCCCACGGCCCGTGGACGAATTGGCTTCTCCTCGTCTTGGCGGCGCCCGTTCAATTCTGGGCCGGGGCACCCTTCCTGCGGGGCGCTTGGGCGACCGTCCGGCGGGGGTCGGCCGACATGAACACGCTGGTCGCCCTCTCGACGCTGACGGCCTTCCTGTACAGCCTGGCCGTGACGGTCATCCTCGGCATCCGGCATCCGGGAACCGGGGCCTGGGGGCGCCACACGTACTTCGACACGTCGGCGACGATCATCACGCTGATCCTCCTCGGTCGGCTCCTGGAGACTCGCGCCCGCGCTCGCACGGGCGAGGCCCTCCAGCGGCTGATGGCTTTGCAACCGGCGACGGCCCGGGTCCTCCGAGACGGCATCGAGACGGAAGTCCCCGTCGAGGACGTGCGGGTCGGGGACCTCGTCGTCCTCCGGCCCGGCGACCGAGTGCCCGTCGACGGCGAGGTCGTCGAGGGCTTTTCGACCGTGGACGAGTCGTCCGTCACGGGCGAGAGCGTCCCGGCCGACAAGAAGCCCGGCGACCGGGTCGTGTCGGGGACGCTGAACCAGACGGGCCGGCTCGTGTTTCGGGCGACCCAGGTCGGCGAGGCGACGGTCCTTCAGCAGATGATCCGGCTCGTCGAGCGGGCGCAGGCGTCGAAGGCACCCATCCAGCGGCTGGCCGACCGCATCAGCGCCCGGTTCGTCCCGGCCGTCCTCGGCGTGGCCGTCTTGACGTTCCTGGCCTGGGGTCTGTGGGGTCCAGAGCCTCGGTGGGTGAACGCGATGGTCAGCGCCATCGCCGTCCTGATCATCGCCTGTCCGTGCGCCTTGGGCCTGGCGACGCCGACGGCCGTCGTCGTCGGCGTCGGTCGGGGGGCGACCCGGGGGATTCTCGTCAAGAACGCGGAGACCTTTGAAAAGGCCCACCGTCTGCGGGTCATCGTCTTTGACAAGACGGGCACGCTGACGACGGGCGAGCTCCGGGTCCGGACGGTCGAGGCCCTCGACCCAGCCTTTTCTGAGGCGGAAATTCTTCGGCTGGCCGCCTCCGTCGAGCAGGCCAGCGAGCATCCCATCGCCCGGGCCATCGTCGAGGCGGCCCGGGGGCGGGGCCTCGAGCCGGCGGCCGTCGAGGGCTTCTGGGCGGAAGCCGGCGTCGGCGTCCGGGGCGTCGTCGAGGGCCGGCGGGTCGTCGTCGGGACGGCGGCCGTCCTGGAACGGGAGGCGGTCCCGGCGGCCGACGCTGAAAACGCTCGCGCCCGCATGGAAGCCCTGGGCCAGCGGGGCGAGACGCCCGTCGGGGTCGTCGTCGACGGCCGGCCCGTCGGGGTCGTCACGGTCGCCGACCGGGTCCGGCCCGAAGCCTCGGCCGTGATTCGAGACCTTCGGGCGATGGGCCTTCGGACCGTCATGCTGACGGGGGACATCCCGGCGACGGCGGCGGCCATCGCTCGAGAGTTGGGCATCGACGAGTACCGGGCCCGCGTCCTGCCCCACGAGAAGGCGGCCCATATCCAAGACCTTCAAGCGACGGGCGCCGTCGTCGGGATGGTCGGCGACGGCATCAACGACGCCCCGGCCCTGGCCCAGGCCGACGTCGGCATCGCCATGGGCCGGGGGACGGACGTGGCCATCGAGTCGGCCGAGATCGTCCTCCTCCGGAACGACCTGCGGGGGGTCGTGGACGCCGTCCGCTTGGCCCGGGCGACGGTCCGCACGATCCGGCAGAACCTGTTTCTGTCGTTTATCTATAACGTCCTGGCGATCCCCCTCGCGGCGGGCGTCCTGTACCCCTGGCTGGGCCTGCGGCTCCACCCGAGCGTAGCGGCGGCCGCCATGGCGATGAGCTCCGTCAGCGTCGTGACGAACTCCCTCCGCCTCCGCCGGACGGCCCTGCGCTGA